A single genomic interval of Lepidochelys kempii isolate rLepKem1 chromosome 13, rLepKem1.hap2, whole genome shotgun sequence harbors:
- the SCRT2 gene encoding transcriptional repressor scratch 2: MPRSFLVKKIKADALQPCEVPAPRYHPLEAAYVLAGSRVGSGPGAENGYSQHCLTPSDYEPDKKQRFQLVSADPVYAPAHEEYSDPESPQSSLSARYFNGEAAVTDSYSMDAFFITDGRSRRRSESQRRGTHRHSCNECGKTYATSSNLSRHKQTHRSLDSKMARKCPTCGKAYVSMPALAMHILTHNLKHKCDVCGKAFSRPWLLQGHMRSHTGEKPFGCSHCGKAFADRSNLRAHMQTHSAFKHFKCKQCEKTFALKSYLNKHCESACFKGSERSCAIEN; encoded by the exons ATGCCCCGCTCCTTCCTGGTCAAGAAGATCAAAGCAGACGCTCTCCAGCCCTGCGAGGTCCCGGCTCCCCGCTACCACCCGCTGGAAGCTGCTTATGTGCTGGCCGGGTCCCGGGTGGGCAGCGGCCCCGGGGCCGAGAATG GGTACAGCCAACATTGCCTCACGCCCTCCGACTATGAGCCTGACAAGAAACAAAGGTTTCAGCTGGTGTCTGCAGACCCGGTCTACGCCCCAGCTCACGAGGAGTACAGCGATCCTGAGAGTCCCCAGTCGAGCCTCTCTGCCCGCTACTTCAATGGCGAAGCTGCAGTCACAGACAGCTACTCCATGGATGCTTTCTTCATCACTGACGGCCGCTCCAGGCGACGTAGCGAGAGCCAGCGGCGCGGGACCCACCGCCACTCGTGTAATGAGTGCGGCAAGACCTATGCCACCTCCTCCAACCTCAGCCGGCACAAGCAGACCCACCGCAGCCTGGACAGCAAGATGGCCAGGAAGTGCCCCACCTGTGGCAAGGCCTACGTCTCCATGCCCGCCCTGGCCATGCACATCCTGACCCACAACCTGAAACACAAGTGCGACGTGTGCGGCAAGGCCTTCagccggccctggctgctgcagggccaCATGCGCTCACACACGGGCGAGAAGCCCTTCGGCTGCTCCCACTGCGGCAAGGCCTTCGCCGACCGCTCCAACCTGCGGGCCCACATGCAGACCCACTCGGCCTTCAAGCACTTCAAGTGCAAGCAGTGCGAGAAGACCTTCGCCCTCAAGTCGTACCTCAACAAGCACTGCGAGTCGGCCTGCTTCAAGGGCTCCGAACGCAGCTGTGCCATAGAGAACTGA